The DNA region CCCATGGACGAGTCCGGGGTGTTCCGACTGCGAGCCGAGTTGCGGTAGCGGTTGCAGTACGAGATGTGGCAGAGGTAGCTCCCGCCGCGCAGCACGCGCGCCGTACCGTGCTCGGGACCGCGCGGGTCCCGGGCGGCCGAACGCCGGTAGGCGTGAGGGTCGAACCAGTCCGCGCACCACTCCCACACATTGCCCACCGGCTGGAACAGCCCGTAACCGTTCGCGGGGAACTCCCGCACGGGGGCGGTCGTCAGCCAGCCGTCCTCGAGGGTGTTCTCGCGCGGGAAGCTGCCCTGCCAGATGTTGGCGCGCCAGCCTCCGGCGTCCGGAGCATCATCTCCCCACGGATACTTCGCGCCGTCGAGCCCACCGCGGGCGGCGTACTCCCATTCGGCCTCGGTCGGCAGCCGTCGCCCCGCCCACGCGCAGTAGGCGACGGCGTCGTTCCAGCTCACGTGGACGACAGGGTGGTCATCGAGCCCGTCGAGATCCGACGCCGGGCCGCCGGGGTGCGCCCAGTCGGCCCCGCGCACCCCGAACCACCACGGCGTGCCCGTCGCCGGACCCATGATGGCATCCGCCGGGGCCTGCAGGGCGAGGTGGAACACCGCGGAGAACCCGAACGTCTCCGCCTCGGTGCGGTACCCGGTAGCGTCGACGAACCGCGCGAAGTCGGCGTTGGTGACGGTCGTCGCATCGATCTCGAAGCCGTCCAGTTCCACCGCGTGCCGGGGTGTCTCGCCGTCGCCGCGGTTCTCGTCCCCCGAGGAGTCGCCCATGACGAACGACCCGGCGGGGATGACGGCCTGGGCGATCGTGTGGTGGGGCGTCTCGCTCTCCGGTGCGCCTCCGGTGCCGCCCAGCAGGGGAAGAGCGGTTCGACCCGACGACAGGAGGTCACGGGAAGGAGCGCCGCACGTGCAGCCGGGACCGCAGGAACCTGATTCATCCATGACATCCATCTTCGTCGATGCGGCCGCGGACGACGACTCCGGTCCGCGATCCCGTATTCGCGCCCCGTCACGCCGTCGTCAGGCGCCGAGGGCGACGCCGTGCTCCCGCAGCGCCATGCGCAGCGAACGCGCGTCGCGGAAGCGGTGCGCACGGATGCCGAGGGCCTGCGCCGCTGTGACGTTCGCCGGCGTGTCGTCGGTGAACAGCACGCTGCCCGGCTCCGCCCCCAGCGCGTCCAGCACGTGGGTGAAGGCCCGGGCATCCGGTTTGGCGACCCCGATGTCGGCCGTGTTGAAGATGGGATCGAATCGCGAATCGAGGCCGAGGGCGGCCGTCTCCTCGGCCGTCGCGTCGGATCCGTTGGTGAGGATGGCCGCACGGATGCCGCAGGCGACGAGCTCCTCGACGAGCGAGAGAACCTCCTCGTCGAGGAGCGACGGCTGACCGCCCCATTCCTCCGCCGCCGCGCGGTCGCCGAGTTCCTCGCCGATGCCCGCGATCCAGTCGACCCTGCTGAGCCGCCCGGTGGTCAGCCGCTGGAGCCTCGTCCCGGAGAACGCGATCCGAGGGATCTCGCCCGGCGCGATCCCGAGCCGCCGCTCGATGCGCGCCCCGACCTCGTGATCGAAGTGCCGGATGACCCCGTCGAGGTCGAAGAGCACGGTGCTGATCATCGTCCCAGGATGTCATGCCCGTCGTGGGGACGTGCGACGACCGTCATGCGGGGACGCCGAGGATCGACGACGCCGTCCGAACCGATCCCGGGCGGGAGCGGTCGCCGACGCGAACGTGCCCCGGTCAGGAGGGCCGGCCGAGGAACGCGAACCGCACGACCTCGCCACGACGGGCGCGCAGCATCGCCGCGATCACCACACCGAGATGCACGATGCACACCAGCACGTACAGCAGGATCGGCAGCGCCTGCGGCAGGAACCCGGTGGGCCCCGCCGCAGGCGCTGCGAGACGGATGAGGCCGAGGGCCAGCTGCGCCGCCAGCAGGCCTGTCGAGACGATGAGGAAGATCGCGCCCCAGCGCCGCGCGGCCGCGGCGTTTGCCTTCGCGAGCGGTCCCTGGCGGGACAGAGACCCGTAGGCCGCCACCATCGCGCCGCCCGCGGCCAGTGAGCCGAGCATCGGCACGGGCAGGAGGATCAGCAGACCCAGCGCCCAGGCCGACAGGCCCGTCGCCCGGCGGTCCGCTGCGGCCGTCACGCTTCCGGATCGACGTCGCGGGAGTCGCCGCCCGTGGCGTCCGCGCCGGAGGGGCCGGATGCCGAGGCGTCCGCCGCCGAATCACCCGCGGCCGGCGCGCCGGCGCTCGCATCGGGCTCCTGCGCGCCGGGCTCGGGGAGCCGCTCGCCGTAGCGCGGCGGCTGGCTGAGGTCCACGGTGGGGCGCGGCGCCTGCTGTCGATCCGAGCCCAGAACCTGACGGGCCTTCACGAGCGATGCCGCCTGCACGCGCACCTCGTAGTGGTCGGCGAGCATCTGCGTCATGCTCGCGAAATCCCGACGCCGGCGCACGATCGTGTAGGTGACCAGGCTCATGATCATCCCCAGTGCGACGCCGATGAGGATGAATCCCAGGAACAGCGGGATGGGGGCGTCCGGGTTGCCGAACAGCATGATGGCGGAGAGCACGAGCCCGATCAGCACGCCGTTGATGGCGCCGGAGCGCGCGGCCGCCGCGTAGCCCAGTTTGCCGGTGACGCGCTCGACGGTGCGCACCCCCTGCCCGACGATCGCGATGTCCCGTGCGGGGACCTCGCCGGCGATCAGCTTGGACACGGTCTTCTGCGCGGTCTCGTACTCCCGCGTCGATGCGACCTTCTCACCGATGTCGGCGCCGCTCACAGCCCGGTTCATCATGCTCATCCTGCCATTGTCCCAGACAGCCGACGCTCGATCACCCGCCTCGGTCGGGCGGTGCCCCGTATCGCCGGGGGAACGGATGGGCGGACACGGCTGAGCGTGAGATACGCCGACTACTGTTGAGCCTGTGAGCACACAACGGGTCTTCGTCGCGCGCCTGGCCGGCTGCGCCGTCTTCGATCCCGTCGGCGACCGGCTCGGGAAGGTCCGGGATGTCGTCGTCGTGTACCGAAAATCCGCTGCCCCGCGCGTGATCGGACTCGTGGTGGAGATCCCGGGCCGCCGGCACGTGTTCCTCTCCATCGGCCGGGTGACCTCGATCCGCGCCGGACAGGTGATCAGCACCGGGCTCATCAACGTCCGCCGGTTCCAGCCCCGCCCGGGCGAGACGCGGGTGCTGGCCGAGTACCTGGGCCGCCGGGTGTCGCTCGAGGACGGCGGCACGGCGGTCGTGGAGGACGCCGCGATCGAACAGGACCGGCACGGCGAATGGGCCATCAGTCAGCTCTTCCTCCGCAGACCCAAGACCAGCGCGTCGCCGTTCGCGAAGGGGCCCACCACGTTCGCGAGCTGGAGTGAGGTGTCCGAGCAGCGGCAGCCCGGTGAGGCGCAGTCCGCCGAGCAGCTGGTCGCGACGTACTCCGAGCTGCACGCGGCCGACCTCGCCACGACGCTGTTGGATCTGCCCGCGAAGCGCCTGCTGGAGGTCGCGGAGGAGCTGCCCGACGAGCGCCTGGCAGACGCCCTGGAGGAGATGCCGGAGGACGATCAGGTCGGCATCCTCGATCGCCTGGGCGACGAGCGGGCCGCCGACGTGCTCGACGAGATGGAGCCCGACGACGCCGCGGACCTGCTGGCCCAGCTGCCTCCCGAGCGGCTCGAGCAGCTGCTGGCGCTCATGGAGCCCGAGGAGGCGGAGGATGTGCGCACGCTGCTGAGCTACGGCGCCGACACCGCCGGCGGGCTGATGACCACCGAGCCGATCATCCTCTCCGCCGATGCGACCGTCGCCGAGGCTCTCGCCCTCATCCGCAGGCACGAACTGCACCCCGCCCTCGCCGCGGCCGTGTTCGTCACGCTGCCGCCGTTCGAGACGCCGACGGGGAGGCTCCTCGGCGTCGTGCACTTCCAGAGGATGCTGCGATACCCTCCGCATGAACGACTGGGCGCGATCCTCGACGACAACCTCGAGCCGGTCTCCGTCACGGCATCCGCCGCCGAGGTCGCCAGACTGCTGGCCAGTTACGACCTCGTGTCGCTGCCCGTCGTCGACGCCGCGCACCGGCTGGTGGGGGCGATCAGCGTCGACGACGTGCTGGATCACCTGCTGCCGGACGACTGGCGCACCCATGATGCCGCCGACGTCGAGCAGGGCGGTGTGCGATGATGACTCGCTCCTCGCGGCTGGACACCCCGCTGGGCCGCAACACCGGCCTGCGCGGGCCCGCGCCCTCCCGCGACCGCTTCGGTCGCTTCACCGAGTGGGTGGCACGGGCCATGGGCACCCCCGCGTTCCTCGTCATCCTCACGCTGTTCTGCGCGGCGTGGATCACCTGGAACACGCTCATGCCGGACGGCTTGCGGTTCGACGACGCGGCCCTCGGATTCACCGCCCTCACCCTCATGCTGTCGCTGCAGGCCTCGTACGCGGCCCCCCTGATCCTGCTCGCGCAGAACCGCCAGGACGACCGCGACCGCGTGCAGATCGAGCAGGACCGTCAGCGCGCCGAGCGCAACCTCGCCGACACCGAGTACCTCGCCCGTGAGATCGTCGCCCTGCGCCTGGCGCTGGAGGATCGCACCGCGCAGATCGTGACCCGAGACGTGCTGCGCCAGGAGCTGAGGATGCTGCTGACCGAGCTCGACCGCGAGCAGGCTCCCACCGAGGAGGGCGCGTCATGACGCTGGACGATCAGGTCCGTGCGGCCGTCTCCGCCGTCACCGACCCCGAGCTGCGCCGCCCCATCGGAGAGCTCGACATGGTGCGGGAGGTCTCCGTCGACGGGACGTCCGCGCACGTGGGCATCGTACTCACCATCGTGGGATGCCCCATGGCACGACGCATCGAGCAGGACGTCCGGGATGCCGCCGCGTCCGTCTCGGGGATCTCCGAGGTCGCCGTCGACGTGGGCGTCATGACGCCGGACGAGCGGCGGGCGCTCACGGAGAAGCTGCGTGACGGACGACCCGCGCGGCAGATGCCGTTCGGCCCCGACTCGCTCACCCGGGTGATCCTCGTCACCAGCGGCAAGGGCGGCGTGGGCAAGTCCACCGTCACCGCGAACCTCGCCGTCGCGCTCGCCGAGCAGGGACTGAGGGTGGGGCTCGTGGACGCCGACGTGCACGGCTTCTCGATCCCGGGCCTGCTCGGCATCGCCCCCGGCACGCAGCCCACCCGCATCGACGACATGATGCTCCCCCCGGTCGCGTACGACGTGAAGACCATCTCGATCGGCATGTTCCTCGCCGAGGGCGAGTCACTGGTCGCCTGGCGCGGACCCATGCTGCATCGCACCATCAATCAGTTCCTCACCGACGTGTTCTTCGGCGACCTGGATGTGCTGCTCATCGACATGCCGCCGGGGACCGGCGACATCGCCATCTCGGTCGGGCAGCTGCTCCCCGGAGCGGAGGTGATCGTGGTGACCACGCCGCAGCCCGCGGCATCCGAGGTCGCCATCCGCAGCGGGCTCGTGGCCAGACGCACCGGTCAGCGCGTGATCGGCGTCGTCGAGAACATGACCCCGTACACCCTGCCCGACGGGACGGTCATCGACCTGTTCGGCTCCGGAGGGGGCGCGGAGGTCGCCGCGGCACTCGGCACGACGGCGGACGACGGCGCACGGCAGGATGTGCCGCTGCTGGCGTCGGTGCCGCTGAGTCCGGCACTGCGCCTGGGCGGCGACACCGGGCGCCCCGTCGTACTGGACCACCCGGAGGACCCCGCCGCACGGGCCATCATCGACCTCGCGCGCACGGTCGCTCATCGCGGCCGCGGGCTGGCAGGGCGTTCGCTGCCCATGCGGCTGACCTGACGGTCCGGCCGGGAGGACGCCTCAGGTGGCCTCGGGGTCGAACGGCGGGGGCGTCTGACGTGTGAACGTCTCACGCGTCCTCGGGGCGTGCTGCGCGGGCCGATGGACGACGGGGTCCGAACTGACGGTCGCGCTCCCCGCGGTGCCCGCGTCGAAGGCGGGCTCCTCGAAGAGCGCGTCGCGGATGATGCGACGCGGGTCGTACTGGCGAGGGTCGAGCTTGCGCCAGTCCACCTCGTCGATGTCGGGACCGAGCTCGTCCTTCATCTTCGTCTTCGTCTCGCGCAGGTACTCCCCCGCACGACGCACGAACCTCGAGAATGTCGCGGCAGCCTTCGGAAGCCTCTCCGGACCGACGATGAGCAGGGCGACAACACCGATCAGGAGCAGCTTGTCCATGTCCAGGCCCCAGTTCATCTCACCAGGCTACCCGCCGCGCCTCCGTTTACGATGCATCCGCGGCGCTTACGCTGTCAGTGATCGACGTTTTCAGGAGAACCCATGAGCGAACACGACGCGAACGCACGATTCGTCCGCGAGACCATCGTGGAGCCCACCGCGATCGCCCGCGCGCGCATCCACGCCGTGGAGCTGGGGGCCGCCCCCATCAGTGCTGCCGTGGGCGCACAGTACGCCGTCCTGGCCGCCACGGTCGGCGCACGCTCCATCATCGAGATCGGCACGGGTGCCGGCGTCTCCGGACTCTGGCTGCTGCGCGGAGCGCCTCAGGCGGTCCTCACGACCATCGACAACGAACCCGAGCATCTCGCCGCCGCGCGTCAGGCGTTCGCGGACGCCAAGGTGCCGTCCGCGAAGACACGGCTGATCACGGGGCGCGCCGCGGATGTGCTGCCCCGCATGAACGAG from Microbacterium soli includes:
- a CDS encoding formylglycine-generating enzyme family protein codes for the protein MDESGSCGPGCTCGAPSRDLLSSGRTALPLLGGTGGAPESETPHHTIAQAVIPAGSFVMGDSSGDENRGDGETPRHAVELDGFEIDATTVTNADFARFVDATGYRTEAETFGFSAVFHLALQAPADAIMGPATGTPWWFGVRGADWAHPGGPASDLDGLDDHPVVHVSWNDAVAYCAWAGRRLPTEAEWEYAARGGLDGAKYPWGDDAPDAGGWRANIWQGSFPRENTLEDGWLTTAPVREFPANGYGLFQPVGNVWEWCADWFDPHAYRRSAARDPRGPEHGTARVLRGGSYLCHISYCNRYRNSARSRNTPDSSMGNAGFRTVSLRAEQS
- a CDS encoding general stress protein, encoding MSMMNRAVSGADIGEKVASTREYETAQKTVSKLIAGEVPARDIAIVGQGVRTVERVTGKLGYAAAARSGAINGVLIGLVLSAIMLFGNPDAPIPLFLGFILIGVALGMIMSLVTYTIVRRRRDFASMTQMLADHYEVRVQAASLVKARQVLGSDRQQAPRPTVDLSQPPRYGERLPEPGAQEPDASAGAPAAGDSAADASASGPSGADATGGDSRDVDPEA
- a CDS encoding O-methyltransferase; the encoded protein is MSEHDANARFVRETIVEPTAIARARIHAVELGAAPISAAVGAQYAVLAATVGARSIIEIGTGAGVSGLWLLRGAPQAVLTTIDNEPEHLAAARQAFADAKVPSAKTRLITGRAADVLPRMNEASYDIVLVDADEESVIEYVEHGLRLARTGGLVLVPRVLSGGRVADPVQRDAVTAAHRSLIQETQESPAVLAALSATGEGLLQLARISA
- a CDS encoding twin-arginine translocase TatA/TatE family subunit, with the translated sequence MNWGLDMDKLLLIGVVALLIVGPERLPKAAATFSRFVRRAGEYLRETKTKMKDELGPDIDEVDWRKLDPRQYDPRRIIRDALFEEPAFDAGTAGSATVSSDPVVHRPAQHAPRTRETFTRQTPPPFDPEAT
- a CDS encoding Mrp/NBP35 family ATP-binding protein, whose amino-acid sequence is MTLDDQVRAAVSAVTDPELRRPIGELDMVREVSVDGTSAHVGIVLTIVGCPMARRIEQDVRDAAASVSGISEVAVDVGVMTPDERRALTEKLRDGRPARQMPFGPDSLTRVILVTSGKGGVGKSTVTANLAVALAEQGLRVGLVDADVHGFSIPGLLGIAPGTQPTRIDDMMLPPVAYDVKTISIGMFLAEGESLVAWRGPMLHRTINQFLTDVFFGDLDVLLIDMPPGTGDIAISVGQLLPGAEVIVVTTPQPAASEVAIRSGLVARRTGQRVIGVVENMTPYTLPDGTVIDLFGSGGGAEVAAALGTTADDGARQDVPLLASVPLSPALRLGGDTGRPVVLDHPEDPAARAIIDLARTVAHRGRGLAGRSLPMRLT
- a CDS encoding magnesium transporter; this translates as MSTQRVFVARLAGCAVFDPVGDRLGKVRDVVVVYRKSAAPRVIGLVVEIPGRRHVFLSIGRVTSIRAGQVISTGLINVRRFQPRPGETRVLAEYLGRRVSLEDGGTAVVEDAAIEQDRHGEWAISQLFLRRPKTSASPFAKGPTTFASWSEVSEQRQPGEAQSAEQLVATYSELHAADLATTLLDLPAKRLLEVAEELPDERLADALEEMPEDDQVGILDRLGDERAADVLDEMEPDDAADLLAQLPPERLEQLLALMEPEEAEDVRTLLSYGADTAGGLMTTEPIILSADATVAEALALIRRHELHPALAAAVFVTLPPFETPTGRLLGVVHFQRMLRYPPHERLGAILDDNLEPVSVTASAAEVARLLASYDLVSLPVVDAAHRLVGAISVDDVLDHLLPDDWRTHDAADVEQGGVR
- a CDS encoding DUF1003 domain-containing protein, translating into MTRSSRLDTPLGRNTGLRGPAPSRDRFGRFTEWVARAMGTPAFLVILTLFCAAWITWNTLMPDGLRFDDAALGFTALTLMLSLQASYAAPLILLAQNRQDDRDRVQIEQDRQRAERNLADTEYLAREIVALRLALEDRTAQIVTRDVLRQELRMLLTELDREQAPTEEGAS
- a CDS encoding HAD family phosphatase, encoding MISTVLFDLDGVIRHFDHEVGARIERRLGIAPGEIPRIAFSGTRLQRLTTGRLSRVDWIAGIGEELGDRAAAEEWGGQPSLLDEEVLSLVEELVACGIRAAILTNGSDATAEETAALGLDSRFDPIFNTADIGVAKPDARAFTHVLDALGAEPGSVLFTDDTPANVTAAQALGIRAHRFRDARSLRMALREHGVALGA